From one Planktothrix agardhii NIES-204 genomic stretch:
- a CDS encoding putative succinate dehydrogenase flavoprotein, which yields MLEHDVIIVGGGLAGCRAAVEMARTNPSLNIAIVAKTHPIRSHSVAAQGGIAATLKNIDESDSWQAHAFDTVKGSDYLADQDAVEILAKEAPDVIIDLEHLGVLFSRLPDGRIAQRAFGGHSHNRTCYAADKTGHGILHELVSNLRRYGVHIYDEWYVLRLILEDGQAKGVVMFRIDDGQLTVVRAKAVMFATGGYGRAFNTTSNDYASTGDGLAMAAMAGVPLQDMEFVQFHPTGLYPVGVLISEAVRGEGAYLINSNGERFMATYAPSRMELAPRDITSRAITLELRAGRGINPDGSAGGPYIYLDLRHLGREKIMSRIPFCWEEAHRLLGIDAVVEPMPVRPTVHYSMGGIPTNINGQVLSGADSFVDGLFSAGEAACISVHGANRLGSNSLLECVVYGKRTGAAIAQFVQNRKLPNIDEQRYLKETALQLQGLLDQSGDYRIGKLRQEFQDAMTSHCGVFRTDTVMREGLSQIQELQNRYQRIYLDDKGKCWNTELIEALELKSLMIVGNMILTSALSRQESRGAHSREDYPQRHDETFLKHTLAYYSPAGIDLAYRPVKITLFEPQERKY from the coding sequence ATGCTAGAACATGATGTGATTATTGTTGGGGGCGGGTTGGCAGGATGTCGGGCGGCCGTAGAAATGGCCCGGACTAACCCCAGCCTGAATATAGCTATTGTTGCCAAAACTCACCCCATCCGTTCCCATTCCGTCGCTGCCCAAGGGGGTATTGCTGCCACCTTAAAAAATATTGATGAAAGTGATAGTTGGCAAGCCCACGCCTTTGATACCGTCAAGGGTTCAGACTATTTAGCTGACCAAGATGCTGTCGAAATTTTAGCCAAAGAAGCCCCGGATGTAATTATTGATTTAGAACATTTGGGCGTATTATTTTCCCGTCTTCCCGATGGCCGGATTGCTCAACGGGCTTTTGGGGGCCATTCCCATAATCGCACTTGTTACGCTGCTGATAAAACAGGTCATGGGATTTTACACGAACTGGTCAGTAACCTGCGACGCTATGGTGTCCATATCTATGATGAATGGTATGTGCTGCGTCTGATTTTAGAAGACGGACAGGCCAAAGGGGTGGTCATGTTCCGAATTGATGATGGACAGTTAACCGTTGTCCGGGCTAAGGCGGTGATGTTCGCCACCGGGGGCTATGGTCGGGCATTTAATACCACTTCCAATGACTATGCCTCAACCGGGGACGGGCTGGCGATGGCGGCAATGGCGGGGGTTCCCTTGCAAGATATGGAATTTGTCCAGTTCCATCCTACGGGACTATATCCGGTGGGGGTGTTAATTTCCGAGGCTGTGCGGGGGGAAGGAGCCTATTTAATTAATAGTAATGGGGAGCGGTTCATGGCGACTTATGCCCCGAGTCGGATGGAATTAGCACCTAGGGATATTACTTCTCGCGCGATTACTTTAGAACTGCGGGCAGGCCGTGGAATTAACCCCGATGGCAGTGCCGGGGGGCCCTATATTTATTTGGATTTGCGACATTTAGGACGGGAAAAAATTATGAGTCGGATTCCCTTTTGTTGGGAAGAAGCTCACCGTTTATTAGGAATTGATGCGGTGGTGGAACCGATGCCTGTACGTCCCACGGTTCACTATTCTATGGGAGGTATTCCCACTAATATTAATGGTCAAGTTTTAAGTGGTGCGGATAGTTTTGTTGATGGATTATTTTCCGCCGGAGAAGCCGCTTGTATATCGGTGCATGGAGCTAATCGTTTAGGCAGTAATTCTTTATTAGAATGTGTGGTTTATGGAAAAAGAACCGGGGCGGCTATTGCCCAATTTGTGCAAAATCGCAAGTTACCAAATATTGATGAACAGCGTTATTTGAAAGAAACTGCATTGCAATTACAAGGTTTATTAGACCAGTCTGGAGACTACAGAATTGGAAAACTGCGTCAGGAGTTTCAAGATGCTATGACCTCCCATTGTGGTGTATTTAGAACCGATACAGTTATGCGAGAAGGGTTAAGTCAAATTCAGGAGTTACAGAATCGTTATCAACGGATTTATTTAGATGATAAAGGCAAATGTTGGAATACAGAATTAATTGAAGCATTGGAATTAAAAAGTCTGATGATTGTAGGAAATATGATTTTAACTTCGGCCTTAAGTCGCCAAGAAAGTCGAGGCGCCCATAGTCGGGAAGATTATCCTCAACGCCATGATGAAACCTTCCTAAAACATACTTTAGCCTATTATTCCCCTGCGGGTATTGATTTAGCCTATCGTCCGGTAAAAATTACCCTATTTGAACCCCAGGAACGTAAATATTAA
- a CDS encoding hypothetical protein (conserved hypothetical protein), translating to MQDLKKYRIRCTLTYGDIYSQIIIWLIVIFIALATSLALWSTTRQIYALATVGLIIVLSLPFLLFAFVTTLFNHIEILSVDPLIQDEPSRTEFPAS from the coding sequence ATGCAAGATCTGAAAAAGTATCGTATTCGATGCACACTAACCTATGGTGATATCTATAGCCAAATCATCATTTGGTTAATTGTCATCTTTATCGCCTTAGCGACTTCCCTAGCCCTGTGGAGTACAACCCGTCAAATTTATGCGTTAGCGACGGTTGGCTTAATTATTGTGCTGTCTTTACCTTTCCTACTCTTTGCATTCGTCACCACTTTATTTAACCATATTGAAATTCTATCCGTAGACCCCTTAATTCAAGACGAACCCAGTCGTACTGAATTTCCGGCTTCCTAA